The sequence below is a genomic window from Bacteroidota bacterium.
CTTACACTGATGAGGCCGAATCGTATTTTTCCGAAATGGACAACCTGCATGCCATGGCTGTTGTTTTGACAACCAGGTTTACAGACATCGCATCCAAGTACTTACAGTCTTTTCACGAAGAAGTGGATTGGAACATGAAAGTATTCTATGATCGGGAAAAGGCACTTGAGTGGCTGGAAGGAAAACTTATCTAATTGAACTTCGCATCCTGCAACTGGCAGGAAACACAAGGTGCAGTTGTGAATAAGGTTTGCGCTGATTGCAACCAAAACAACTGCCATGATAACCGTCTCATCGTTGCACATTTATCCCGTCAAATCTACTACTGGCCTATCGTTGACGCGTAGCGCTGTAGGTGCAAGAGGGTTGGACCACGATCGTCGTTATGCTATTGTGGATCCTGATGGGCAGATAATCACGGCCCGAGAAGCGCCGCATTTACTCGGACTCAAGGCTGCAATTGAGGAGGGGAGTGTCGTGTTAATTGATACCAAAACCCGGGAGGCCATACGTTTGGGGCAGGGCATTGGAGAGGCACAGCGTGTTGGGGTATTTGATAGAGAAACAACCGGGAAAGGGAGCACAGAAGATGTAGATGCCTGGCTTTCAGCGTATCTGGGAAGGCCTTGTCGGTTGGTTTTTATGGATGACACGATTCGTCGGCCCGTGCTGGAGCGGCATGGGGGAGAACCCAATGACGAAGTAAGTTACGCTGATCAATGCCCTATTTTGCTCATTTCCGAAGCTTCACTTGCAGATTTGAATAGCCGGCTTGACGCTCCGGTGTCCATGCAACACTTTCGTCCGAATATTGTCGTCAAAGGATGTGATGCGTTTGCTGAAGATACATGGCAACACGTAGAAATAAATGGCATTCCCTTTCGCGTAAGTCAGCGCTGCGAACGCTGTGTATTTACAACCATTGATCCCGAAACGTATGTGCCGCACAAACGGCAGGAGCCACTGCGTACCCTTGCAACGTACCGCCGGCTTCCCAAAGGGGGCGTTGGGTTTGGTGTTCACCTGGTGCCGCTTGGGGCTGGGGAAATTGTTGTTGGGGAGGGGGTGAGTTTTGAGTGAGGAGTTTTGAGTGAGGAGTTTTGAGTGAGGAGTTTTGGAGTGAGGAGTTTTGGAGCTGACTAGAGTTAAACTGGGTTGTTCCATGCTATATACGACCAGATTGGCATTTCCTGAGGATGAAGCGGCAATTATTGAGGTGGAAGTTGCTGCGAGTGCTTTATTTCTTACGGCTGGCTTTCCACCGCTGACCGGTCCGCTGGACCATTTATCGCCAGCAACGGTCCAACAGGGCGTCCGTGAATCACGGCTTTGGGTAGCTGAAAATGGGGCAAACAAGGTGATTGGATTTGCATTGGCTGGCACAGTGGACGACAATGCGCACCTGTTCGAAATTGACGTACATCCAGATCATGGCCGGCAAGGAATAGGCCGGCGCCTGATTCACCAGGTTGAAGCATGGGCGAGGGCGCAACAGCATGCCATGTTAACCTTGACAACCTTTTGTACTGTGCCGTGGAATGGTCCGTTTTACCGCCGGCTCGGGTTTCACGATCTAACGACTACGCAGATGGGTATGGACCTTTCTGCCATGCTGAGAACAGAAATTGCCGAAAACACCGTAGACTGGATGCGGTGTGCCATGGGTAAACGATTGTAATGCCATCTGATGTTGTCCTTGTTATGACGAAGCAGAACGGTTCAGGCTGGCTTCAGAGGAGAATCCATCGGGATAACGTTCTGCCAGTTTTTCAATGTTGGCTTCCATCACATCTTCCAGTTTGAGGCCGAGGTTGGTACATAGCGCAGCCAGGTACCACAACACATCGCCAAGCTCTTTTTTAAGCTTTTGCGGGTCGAGTTCATGGCGGTGAAATACGGCTTTTTTGATATGTTCACCCACTTCACCTGCTTCACCGAGTAGACCAAGTGCATTCCAGACCAGCATAGACTCGTTGTCATCCAATGGTTTTTCTGGTTTTGCTGTGAGGGTACGCGAAGCGAGTTGCTGGTAGGTGTTGGGCTGCATAAATTTTTAGGTTTTGCTTAGAAAATGAAACTGAAAAGCCGGCCAGTAATTTAGGGTAAACCGTTGTGTGACTTACATCACTGACAACGGCTGTAATTGCCTGTATCTTTGATGTTAAATGTATCCAACACAGGCACGTGTGTTTCCCCATTTCTTCTGGAGCCTTTCAATTCTTTACCAACATGCAAGCATCAATCAAACGCGTTGTTCAACTTCTTGGTCTAACAGTTCTTCTTGCAACCCTTTGGGCAATAAACCGGCCGGCTGTACCCCGGCTCCCCCCATTGAATACCGGCAATATCTATGTTTCGAGTTATGGCAATGGTACCATCGCCGTCTATGATTCTTCGGGTGTGTTTTCGCATTCCTTTACCGCTGCAGGAC
It includes:
- a CDS encoding GNAT family N-acetyltransferase, whose protein sequence is MLYTTRLAFPEDEAAIIEVEVAASALFLTAGFPPLTGPLDHLSPATVQQGVRESRLWVAENGANKVIGFALAGTVDDNAHLFEIDVHPDHGRQGIGRRLIHQVEAWARAQQHAMLTLTTFCTVPWNGPFYRRLGFHDLTTTQMGMDLSAMLRTEIAENTVDWMRCAMGKRL
- a CDS encoding MOSC N-terminal beta barrel domain-containing protein, encoding MITVSSLHIYPVKSTTGLSLTRSAVGARGLDHDRRYAIVDPDGQIITAREAPHLLGLKAAIEEGSVVLIDTKTREAIRLGQGIGEAQRVGVFDRETTGKGSTEDVDAWLSAYLGRPCRLVFMDDTIRRPVLERHGGEPNDEVSYADQCPILLISEASLADLNSRLDAPVSMQHFRPNIVVKGCDAFAEDTWQHVEINGIPFRVSQRCERCVFTTIDPETYVPHKRQEPLRTLATYRRLPKGGVGFGVHLVPLGAGEIVVGEGVSFE
- a CDS encoding nucleoside triphosphate pyrophosphohydrolase family protein; translated protein: MQPNTYQQLASRTLTAKPEKPLDDNESMLVWNALGLLGEAGEVGEHIKKAVFHRHELDPQKLKKELGDVLWYLAALCTNLGLKLEDVMEANIEKLAERYPDGFSSEASLNRSASS